Sequence from the Aquimarina sp. Aq107 genome:
AAAACAGTTGGTATTGATTGTCGTCGCGGAATTGTAGTAAATCAATACTTGCAATCCAGTGATTCAGATATTTTTGCTGTTGGTGAGATTGCAGAATTCGAAGGTAATTTATTTGGGATAACGGCAGCGGCTGAACAACAAGCGGATATTGTAGCTAAGTATATTTTAGGAGATTTTAGTGCAATATATAGAGGGTCGGTATTTATGAATATTCTAAAATTCGAAGACTTGGATCTATGTAGTATCGGTAATATTGATATGCCTAAGGATGATCCATCATATGAAGAGGTTATTTTCATGGATGTTGGGAAACGATTTTATAAAAAATGTATCGTTAAAAATGATTGGTTGGTAGGTGCTATTTTGATGGGAGATAAGAGTGAATTTGCAGATTTTAAAAGATTGATCGAAGAAAAGATAGAATTGTCTGAGAAGAGAGAAGAATTACTTAGATCATCCCAACCCGATGAACCTGTGTTGGGTAAATTAATTTGTTCTTGTAGTCAGGTTGGTGAAGGAAACTTGGAAGAAGCTATCAAGTCAGGATGCGAAGATTTCTCCGAATTATGTATTAAAACAGGAGCTGGATTAGGTTGTGGTAGCTGTAAACCTGAAGTAAAAGAGGTGTTGAATAATGTAATGCAATTAGCTTAGTTATGGAAGAGTTTATGCATAGAGTAAATATTAAAGGAGGAATTTTATCACCAAGTGAGTTGCAGCGGATTATAGTGTATGCAGAGGAACTAGGGTTAGATACTTTTCATTTTGGATCCAGACAAGATATTATTTTTCCTTCTAGAGATAATAGTAATACTGTAGTGACGGAACATGAATCTTTTAATACGGATTTTTTTGCTCCAGAAGCCGAACAAAACATTAGTTGTTCTTATGTTTCGATAGATATTTTTAATTCTACGGTTTGGTTACGTGGTACTACGTATTTATATATTTTAGAACAATTTAGGTATAAACCAACATTAAAAATAAATATAGCTGATCCGCAGCAACAGATGGTTTCTTTATTTTCTGGAGATCTTAATTTTATTGCATCTAGTCAAGAAGATTATTGGTACTTGTTTTTAAAATTACCAGGCTGGGAAGAAGTTTTTTATCCAGTTTTGATTTTTACTTGGGATATAGCTAAGGTAGCTCAAGAAATTGAAAATATTTATAAAAAAGTAAATAACGTAGATGAACTTTTTCAATTTCTTAATGAAAGTATAGATACTAATAATCGAACTATCGAGAAACCGTTAAGTGTTGGTTTTAAGCCATTTCCATATTATGAAGGAATGAATAAAATGGGGATTAATCAATATTGGTTAGGATTATATTGGAGAAATAATAAGTATGATTTAAAGTTTTTAAAGGCGTTGTGCGAGTTTTGTATAGAATATCGTATTGGTAAAATATGTTTAACACCTTGGAAATCATTTATTATTAAAGGAATTCCTAAAGAATGTAAGTTAACCTTAGAAAAATTACTAGGTCAGTTTGGAATCAATGTAAGACATTCTGCGTTAGAGTTAAATTGGCATTTGCCAGTGGGAAGTCAGAAAGCATTGGACCTTAAAAAGTTTTTGGTCATGAATTTTGACCAAAATGATATCAGTACTTATGGAATGACATTTTCTATTAGTATTAGGCGTAAACAAAAGAGATATTTCACATCCGTTGTGATAGAAGAAAATAAAACACCAGAAGCTGTTAAAGATTTTGTAGTAAGACCTACGTACAACGTATTATATGCTAAAAATTTTAATCCTAATACTAGGCAATATATTGTATACGCTCAGGATATTGATCAAATGGATTTGCCAGGAATATTACTAGAGTTAACTAAAACGTATTTTCAGAATCTAGGAGAAGGAGATGAGGAGAGTTTTGCTGGAATTACTTCCAAGAAGGAGAAAACAGAGATAGAAGTGTTTCAGTGCCAAGAATGTCAAACTATATATGATCCGTTGGTTGGAGATCCCGTATCGGCCATCCCTGCCGGAACGAAATTTTCAGAGCTTCCGGAATCCTATCATTGTGCACTTTGTGAAGCTCCAAAAGATAGTTTTGAAAAAATGACACTAGAGATTGTATAATTGCAGTAAACTGCAATTATTTGTTATGAAAATCCCTGTTAGGGACAACAATATTTTCTTCTACGTATAAGTCTACAATGGTTCGTACTTGACCCGAAAATTGAGCATGTCTATATCGTAATTCTAAACTGTCTTTATTGAGATAAGTGATCTGAAAGAACTTGTAATCTTTTTCTATGTTCATCAATTCTGGAAGTTGATCACTTTTTAGCTTTATAAAATAGTGACCTTTTTTATTTTGAATGATTTCCCAATTAGCTTTTAATGATGGGCCACAATCTCTTTGTTTGTCATTATTGTCTTTAACTGTCCTGTCTGGGAAATAAGTGTTTCTGTATGATAAGAAACAACCAGCCATGTTCATTCTGGTACCATCATTATATCGTTTGGCAATTTTCCATGTCTTTCCAGATGTTCCTGCAATAAGATCTACAGCATTATCCGGAATTGGATAAGGTTCTTTATTGGTGTCAGAACAGGAAGACGCTAAGATTAAGATACTAATCAGAAGTAGAATAGGATAGTATTTTTTCATATGGCTAAAATTAGTAAAAAGATGCATCAAAAATTATTCCGGTTTAGTTCTTTTTTCTATGTAAGAATATTAGCTTGAGAGTAATTATATATGAATCTTGTTTTTGGGACATCTTTTTAATATTTATTCCTAAGTTCGCAAGGAATCATTAATGGATTGTATCCCTATGAAAGCTGCCACGGTTAGAGAGTTAAAAATAGAGTTAAACAATTGTTCACAGCAAGAATTGGTAGCGCTATGCTTGCGATTATCTAAATTTAAAAAAGAAAATAAGGAGTTACTTACCTATTTGTTATATGAAGCTTCTGATGAGGATAATTATATCGCCTTGGTGCAACAAGAAATTACCAAAGAATTTGGGTTGATTAATACTAGTAGTTATTACTACATCAAAAAAAGCGTTCGTAAGATTCTACGTATTAGTAAAAAGTATATTCGATATTCTGGCAAGAAAGAAACAGAGGTAGAAATATTATTACATTTCTGTACGGAGTTAAAAAAGGTACGCCCTTCTATTAAAAATAATAGAATGCTAACCAATATCTATGATAGACAAATCAATAGTATTACTAAGATCATAGGAACATTACACGAAGATTTACAGTATGATTATGAGTTGGTTTTAGACTCATTGGTGTAATATGCTTTTATGTCAATAGTTTTGTGAATAATTCAGGGAATTTTACATCTTTTTTTAATAAAACACGGGAAAACACTTATAGTATATAATGATGATTTTGAGTTAGTTTGTATGTGCACAAAAAATAAGTACTAACAATTTTCAACTTAAATTAATCATTATGGGTATTAGTATTAGTATCGTTGCTGGTCAAGATAAAGCAGCATCAAGCGTAAATGCAAGTGGATCCGTTCAACACGTGATTACCGATGAGGAAAGAACAACCTTTAAATTGGGTGATAAACAATTAAAAGATGCTGTAAATAAGTATTTTGGAAAATCTCCTAATGATGCGTACTTACATAGTCCAACTCCCTGGGGAGATCTGTATAAAAAATATAATTGGCCTCAGGTGCAGATGGTTTTGATAGTGCAAAGTGCAGAAATATTAGGAATTACATCAGAACCTGTAATTGTGAAAACACAAGATTTTACAAACAACAGTAGTATAAAAGGGACATTTAATGTTGCGATTTCAGAATCGTTAAACAATACTACTTCGTCTAATTGGAGTACAGGAGGTACATTAACCATTGGTCAGAAGTTTAGTTATGGAGTAAAATTTCTTGGAGCTGGAGCAGAAGGAGAAACCTCATTATCTTATAGCCAATCATGGGGAGTTGGTGGTCAAGAGTCTAAATCAATTACCGTAGGTTCAACATCGGGAGTAAGTGTAGAATTGGATCCTGGAGAATCTGTAGTAGCAGAGCTATCTGCCAGCAGAGGAGTTATGAAAGTAAGGATTAGATATAATGCTTATCTGATAGGTAATACAGCGGTAAATTATAATCCTACATATAAGAAACACCATTTCTGGAGTCTAGGAATCGGTGGTGTGATGTCTAAAGGAGGAGTTTCTAACTCAGTGCAATCCACAGAAGATATAGAAATTGGATACTATTCTAATTCTAAAATAGAACTAAAGAATAAAATAAGCGGTAAGATAAAAGCGAGTCATGCATTAGCAGATGCTACTGCTGGCGAACTTACATTAGCTTAACAGGTATATTAATTTTGTTTTTCCCGACTTCGATAGGGTAGTATACTATTATACTGCTTTGTCGAAGTTTTTTACCCTTTTATTAATTTAAAAATATAATCAAGTTGACTATCCTTACCTTTAATAAGATCCTCTACAGAAAATAGTATCGT
This genomic interval carries:
- a CDS encoding rubredoxin — encoded protein: MEEFMHRVNIKGGILSPSELQRIIVYAEELGLDTFHFGSRQDIIFPSRDNSNTVVTEHESFNTDFFAPEAEQNISCSYVSIDIFNSTVWLRGTTYLYILEQFRYKPTLKINIADPQQQMVSLFSGDLNFIASSQEDYWYLFLKLPGWEEVFYPVLIFTWDIAKVAQEIENIYKKVNNVDELFQFLNESIDTNNRTIEKPLSVGFKPFPYYEGMNKMGINQYWLGLYWRNNKYDLKFLKALCEFCIEYRIGKICLTPWKSFIIKGIPKECKLTLEKLLGQFGINVRHSALELNWHLPVGSQKALDLKKFLVMNFDQNDISTYGMTFSISIRRKQKRYFTSVVIEENKTPEAVKDFVVRPTYNVLYAKNFNPNTRQYIVYAQDIDQMDLPGILLELTKTYFQNLGEGDEESFAGITSKKEKTEIEVFQCQECQTIYDPLVGDPVSAIPAGTKFSELPESYHCALCEAPKDSFEKMTLEIV
- a CDS encoding lipocalin family protein encodes the protein MKKYYPILLLISILILASSCSDTNKEPYPIPDNAVDLIAGTSGKTWKIAKRYNDGTRMNMAGCFLSYRNTYFPDRTVKDNNDKQRDCGPSLKANWEIIQNKKGHYFIKLKSDQLPELMNIEKDYKFFQITYLNKDSLELRYRHAQFSGQVRTIVDLYVEENIVVPNRDFHNK
- a CDS encoding follicular epithelium yolk protein subunit, producing the protein MGISISIVAGQDKAASSVNASGSVQHVITDEERTTFKLGDKQLKDAVNKYFGKSPNDAYLHSPTPWGDLYKKYNWPQVQMVLIVQSAEILGITSEPVIVKTQDFTNNSSIKGTFNVAISESLNNTTSSNWSTGGTLTIGQKFSYGVKFLGAGAEGETSLSYSQSWGVGGQESKSITVGSTSGVSVELDPGESVVAELSASRGVMKVRIRYNAYLIGNTAVNYNPTYKKHHFWSLGIGGVMSKGGVSNSVQSTEDIEIGYYSNSKIELKNKISGKIKASHALADATAGELTLA